In Pikeienuella piscinae, the sequence GGAACTCGTCGAAGAGGATGGCTCCGTTCGTCACTTCAACACTTCGATCGTCGTCGACAGGGCGGGTAATATCGTCGGCAAGTACCGCAAGGTCCACTTGCCGGGCCACGCGGAATATGAACCCTACCGGCCCTGGCAGCACCTCGAGAAGAGATATTTCGAGCCGGGCAATCTCGGTTTCCCCGTCTTCGATGTCGACGACGCGAAGGTCGGAATGTTCATCTGCAATGATCGTCGCTGGCCGGAAACCTGGCGCGTCATGGGCCTGAAGGGCGCGGAATTGATTTGCGGGGGCTACAATACGCCGACCCATAATCCCCCGGTGCCGCAGCATGACCATCTGAACTCCTTCCATCACCTCCTCTCGATTCAGGCCGGCTCGTATCAGAACGGCGCCTGGGGCGCGGCGGCCGCAAAAGCCGGCATGGAGGAAGGCTCGATGCTGTTGGGGCACTCCTGCATCACCGCGCCTACTGGCGAGATCGTGGCGCTATCTTCAACGCTGGACGATGAGGTGATCACGGCGATGTGCGATCTCGACGCCTGTCAGCATATCCGGAACGAGATCTTCAACTTCCGCCGGCACCGGCAGCCGCAACATTACGGCCTTATATCGGAACTCTATGATTGAGCCCGGCGCCACGCGGACAGATGAGAGAGCAAGATCCATGAAGATAAAAGTAATCAATCCCAACACCACCTGGTCGATGACCGAGAAGATCGGTGAAGCAGCGCGCGCAGTCGCCAGCCCAGGCACCGAGATCACAGCGGTCTCGCCGCAAATGGGC encodes:
- a CDS encoding N-carbamoyl-D-amino-acid hydrolase, which translates into the protein MTRKLNLAVAQLGPIARAETREQVVKRLLAMLEEAAGRGATFVVFPELALTTFFPRWFFEDQAEVDAWFETEMPNAATQPLFTRAAELKVGFNLGYAELVEEDGSVRHFNTSIVVDRAGNIVGKYRKVHLPGHAEYEPYRPWQHLEKRYFEPGNLGFPVFDVDDAKVGMFICNDRRWPETWRVMGLKGAELICGGYNTPTHNPPVPQHDHLNSFHHLLSIQAGSYQNGAWGAAAAKAGMEEGSMLLGHSCITAPTGEIVALSSTLDDEVITAMCDLDACQHIRNEIFNFRRHRQPQHYGLISELYD